The following are from one region of the Escherichia sp. E4742 genome:
- a CDS encoding adhesin biosynthesis transcription regulatory family protein, whose protein sequence is MNTLFRGESDRGLTEENSDSRFRHNIYSVLSKKNTVISMEEVSEDEFWCIIELSSIRSNKIIKALYEYMVLKHSRAVSCSNNGVSNGYFGSCLARIEYVIQVVSELFFYYNNATNKKHQVTTRSEQEDNMAV, encoded by the coding sequence ATGAATACATTATTCAGAGGCGAATCAGACAGAGGATTAACGGAGGAAAATTCAGACAGTCGTTTCCGACACAACATATATTCGGTTTTATCGAAGAAAAATACAGTTATATCAATGGAAGAAGTAAGTGAGGATGAGTTCTGGTGTATTATTGAACTAAGCTCAATACGCAGCAATAAAATAATAAAGGCCCTGTATGAATATATGGTGTTAAAACATTCAAGAGCCGTCAGTTGTAGTAATAACGGGGTCAGTAATGGTTATTTTGGTAGTTGCCTGGCAAGAATTGAATACGTCATCCAGGTGGTGAGTGAGTTATTTTTTTATTATAACAATGCAACTAATAAAAAACATCAGGTAACAACACGTTCTGAACAAGAAGACAATATGGCTGTGTAA
- a CDS encoding IbrB-like domain-containing protein → MGDSVTPKMLGNMISQYFSQERPEEETIQALNHLRRVLHEVSPFAQEPVDCVLWVKADEVVANDYNPNVMAPGEKKLLKQSLEKDGFTQPVVVSEEKSHYLVVDGFHRQLLGRGADTGKRLKGWLPVACINPERKGQAARIAATIRHNRARGKHQITSMSDIVRDLSRLGWTDERIGTELGMDQDEVLRLKQISGLTELFQEEGFSPAWTVR, encoded by the coding sequence ATGGGGGATTCTGTGACACCGAAGATGCTTGGCAACATGATTAGTCAGTACTTCAGCCAGGAACGACCAGAAGAAGAGACTATACAGGCCCTGAATCACCTGCGCAGGGTGCTTCATGAGGTCAGCCCTTTTGCGCAGGAGCCTGTGGACTGTGTGCTGTGGGTAAAAGCGGATGAGGTGGTGGCCAACGATTACAATCCCAATGTCATGGCGCCGGGTGAGAAGAAACTGCTGAAGCAGTCACTGGAAAAAGATGGTTTCACACAACCGGTGGTAGTGTCAGAGGAGAAGAGCCATTACCTGGTGGTGGATGGTTTTCATCGACAGCTATTGGGCAGAGGGGCAGATACAGGAAAACGTCTGAAGGGCTGGCTGCCTGTAGCCTGTATTAATCCGGAGAGAAAGGGACAAGCCGCACGTATTGCCGCAACCATACGTCATAACCGGGCCAGGGGTAAACATCAGATAACGTCAATGTCTGATATTGTCAGGGATCTGTCACGTCTGGGCTGGACGGATGAACGCATTGGTACCGAGTTGGGTATGGACCAAGACGAAGTACTAAGGCTGAAACAGATTAGCGGGCTGACGGAATTGTTTCAGGAAGAGGGCTTCAGCCCGGCATGGACGGTTCGCTGA
- a CDS encoding phosphoadenosine phosphosulfate reductase: MDVLRAATARIEWVFSTFPSVCLSFSGGKDSTVLFHLVADVARRKKRRFSVLFIDWEAQYQCTIEHIQKMQEMYRDVTETFYWVALPLATVNGVSQFQPEWICWESGVTWVRQPPEEAITDMAYFPFYRYAMTFEEFVPAFSSWFAGNRGGVAVLTGVRADESLNRFMGLVSQRKLRYADDKPWTTASPEGFYYTMYPLYDWKTRDIWIYHTRTRAIYNPLYDLMHRAGVPLRNMRVCEPFGPEQRKGLWLYHVLEPETWARMCERVSGAASGALYANESGAYFALRKPISKPAHHTWRSYAMFLLDVMPEKTAEHYRNKIAVYLRWYQTRGFPDDIPDEQENDLGCRDIPSWRRICKTLIKNDFWCRTLSFSPNKPRHYERYLQRMKERRKEWGIL; this comes from the coding sequence ATGGATGTTCTGCGCGCAGCGACAGCTCGTATTGAATGGGTTTTCTCAACATTCCCATCGGTGTGCCTGTCTTTTTCAGGTGGAAAGGATTCCACGGTACTCTTCCATCTTGTCGCCGATGTGGCCCGCAGGAAAAAACGTCGTTTCTCTGTATTGTTCATTGACTGGGAGGCTCAGTATCAGTGCACTATTGAGCACATTCAGAAGATGCAGGAGATGTACCGGGATGTAACGGAGACCTTTTACTGGGTGGCACTTCCCCTGGCCACGGTAAACGGTGTCTCGCAGTTTCAACCGGAGTGGATATGCTGGGAGTCTGGTGTGACCTGGGTTCGCCAGCCACCGGAAGAGGCCATTACGGATATGGCGTATTTTCCCTTTTACCGGTATGCCATGACTTTTGAAGAATTTGTTCCGGCATTTTCTTCCTGGTTTGCCGGTAACCGGGGTGGAGTGGCAGTGCTGACCGGTGTACGTGCGGATGAGTCCCTTAACCGGTTTATGGGCCTGGTGTCCCAGCGCAAACTGAGATATGCCGATGATAAGCCCTGGACCACGGCATCGCCTGAAGGGTTTTACTACACCATGTATCCGCTGTATGACTGGAAAACTCGTGATATCTGGATATATCACACCAGAACCCGAGCTATCTACAATCCCCTGTATGACCTGATGCACCGTGCCGGTGTGCCGTTACGCAACATGCGTGTCTGTGAGCCTTTTGGTCCTGAACAGCGTAAGGGGCTGTGGCTTTATCATGTTCTGGAGCCGGAAACCTGGGCCAGGATGTGTGAGCGGGTGTCAGGTGCTGCCAGCGGGGCGCTTTATGCCAATGAAAGCGGTGCCTATTTTGCCCTGCGTAAGCCTATTTCAAAACCAGCCCATCATACCTGGCGCAGTTACGCGATGTTCCTACTGGATGTGATGCCGGAAAAAACGGCAGAACATTACCGCAACAAGATAGCTGTCTATCTCCGCTGGTATCAGACGCGGGGCTTTCCGGATGACATTCCCGATGAACAGGAGAATGACCTGGGCTGCCGGGATATCCCGTCCTGGCGACGTATCTGTAAGACTCTCATAAAGAATGATTTCTGGTGCCGGACCCTCTCCTTCAGTCCGAACAAACCCCGGCACTATGAACGTTACCTGCAGCGTATGAAGGAAAGGAGGAAGGAATGGGGGATTCTGTGA
- a CDS encoding MASE4 domain-containing protein has translation MIKWLLFAIPEITLDVILCFILCFAYKLEEGMTVILILSVAFGIDALFLSSNIISVLSSIQIKENEAIIIKNACNISFVYFLRHFSFIVLIYVAGLNYTPKINKKNNLSLFVMVAAFTLIICILASHSDNVNEYRDILLSSRSLFFLSALWLSLLYIYIPKNHSDEKYSEIINFFIISNITCNFLLIATEDAGIITWYIGRGVENLCKLVTLVIICIRTQMALHNVIECSRRDYLTGFFQYSLFSKNMPRSFSVYEKRNTNITMISCKICNLDALYVNKGVAVGDNAVKNIANVLISNASQMDTIIRIRENTFVMLMPFSSTTALQIQHRQIKSSIVHTIKAMDMILDVDVSYQVINLSKITLEQAISNLISKYH, from the coding sequence ATGATTAAATGGTTGTTATTTGCAATACCAGAAATTACCCTTGATGTTATTCTCTGTTTTATTTTGTGTTTCGCATACAAATTAGAGGAAGGGATGACCGTTATCCTCATTCTTTCTGTTGCTTTTGGAATTGATGCCTTGTTTTTATCCTCTAATATTATTAGTGTGCTTTCGTCTATACAAATAAAGGAGAATGAAGCAATAATAATAAAGAATGCTTGCAATATATCGTTCGTATACTTTTTAAGACATTTTTCGTTTATTGTTTTGATTTATGTTGCAGGTTTGAATTACACGCCAAAAATAAACAAGAAAAACAACCTTTCATTGTTTGTGATGGTGGCCGCTTTTACTTTGATTATATGTATTCTGGCATCTCATAGTGATAACGTTAATGAGTACAGGGATATTCTTTTATCTTCGCGCTCATTATTTTTCTTGTCCGCGCTTTGGTTATCTTTGTTATATATATATATTCCCAAAAATCATTCTGATGAAAAATATAGTGAAATAATTAATTTTTTTATAATTTCAAACATTACATGTAATTTTCTTCTTATCGCGACAGAGGATGCTGGCATCATCACCTGGTATATAGGCAGGGGTGTTGAAAATCTCTGCAAGTTAGTAACGCTGGTAATTATATGTATCCGCACTCAGATGGCGCTGCACAACGTTATTGAATGTTCACGCCGGGATTATCTAACTGGTTTTTTTCAATACTCACTTTTTTCAAAAAATATGCCGCGCAGTTTTTCAGTTTATGAAAAAAGAAACACGAATATTACAATGATTAGTTGTAAAATATGTAATCTAGATGCGCTTTATGTAAATAAAGGGGTTGCAGTAGGGGATAATGCTGTAAAAAATATAGCAAATGTTTTGATCAGCAATGCAAGCCAGATGGATACTATTATTCGCATAAGGGAAAATACCTTTGTTATGTTAATGCCATTCTCATCAACAACAGCATTACAGATACAACACCGCCAGATAAAAAGCAGTATTGTTCATACCATAAAAGCGATGGATATGATTCTGGATGTTGATGTCAGTTATCAGGTCATTAATCTGTCAAAAATTACGCTGGAGCAGGCGATTTCTAATTTAATATCTAAATACCATTAA
- a CDS encoding TraI domain-containing protein yields MLNLKFFSRPGSARSNALSTVEAIKPSLPPGYFRPVTVNELLETTCRQKWLQSLWDYSSVPKDMYRQYYLAPLKHCVALMQEFPLTESGPYARLGGMVDYMLETVSYATRLSKNYMLPVGASPEEQAAQNAAWNAVVVYAAMLPTLKYLCHLHVELESGKRWFPLLDAPPEPYRFRFASEQSPERLQSFGAMLAWKIIPPEAINWLSSWPEAIKTLSTYLSGFRAQSGVIDAIVSEAISLTAGEQESKTLVTPAAMVPVPTESLLGDTLLFGLAGDLPELVASYSEDEILLAAAPSPGPVTELLLPDGQEEPDDTDTLLAMMGFVSADTKENCEIAPSVELNDPGEAFWQWLVTGCRLGSLIPNKSDGRIHLVAGYVFLRAPGIFHQYMTEKNAPVEDKARLQKAFERLGHHRQDSGAMYTCHLYQNEQREGRFQKLSGYLVLASKVYGSDNNPGDNPLLIVI; encoded by the coding sequence ATGCTAAATCTGAAATTTTTTTCTCGCCCGGGGAGTGCTCGTTCAAATGCTCTATCAACTGTTGAGGCAATAAAACCCTCTTTACCTCCAGGTTACTTCCGGCCTGTGACCGTTAACGAGCTGCTGGAGACGACCTGCCGTCAAAAATGGTTGCAATCACTCTGGGATTATTCCTCTGTGCCAAAGGACATGTATCGCCAGTATTACCTTGCCCCGCTGAAGCATTGTGTTGCGCTCATGCAGGAATTTCCGCTAACGGAGAGTGGTCCATATGCCCGTCTTGGGGGAATGGTTGACTACATGCTGGAAACAGTATCGTATGCAACACGATTGTCGAAAAATTACATGTTGCCGGTTGGCGCTTCGCCTGAAGAACAGGCTGCGCAAAACGCGGCCTGGAATGCAGTAGTGGTTTATGCAGCAATGCTACCTACGCTTAAATACCTTTGTCATCTCCACGTCGAGCTGGAGAGTGGCAAACGCTGGTTTCCGTTACTGGACGCACCTCCAGAACCTTATCGCTTTCGTTTTGCGTCGGAGCAGTCTCCGGAAAGGTTGCAGAGCTTTGGCGCCATGCTTGCGTGGAAGATTATCCCTCCAGAAGCGATTAACTGGTTGAGTAGTTGGCCGGAAGCCATCAAAACTCTGTCAACGTACCTGAGCGGTTTTCGGGCGCAGTCGGGCGTGATCGATGCCATTGTGTCTGAGGCTATTAGCCTCACTGCCGGAGAACAGGAAAGTAAGACATTGGTTACACCGGCGGCAATGGTCCCTGTTCCGACAGAATCATTGCTGGGTGACACGTTGCTGTTTGGATTAGCTGGTGATCTGCCGGAGCTGGTTGCGTCGTATTCCGAAGACGAAATCCTTCTGGCTGCGGCCCCCTCTCCCGGGCCGGTTACAGAACTGTTATTACCGGATGGGCAAGAGGAACCGGATGATACTGATACGTTGCTGGCGATGATGGGATTTGTCAGTGCTGATACCAAGGAAAACTGTGAAATCGCGCCGTCCGTTGAACTGAACGATCCCGGAGAGGCATTCTGGCAATGGCTGGTTACTGGATGCCGTTTAGGAAGTCTGATTCCGAACAAATCCGACGGGCGGATTCATCTGGTCGCCGGTTACGTGTTTCTTCGTGCGCCAGGTATTTTTCACCAGTATATGACAGAGAAGAATGCGCCGGTGGAGGATAAGGCCCGGCTTCAGAAAGCCTTTGAACGACTCGGCCATCACCGGCAGGACAGTGGCGCGATGTACACTTGTCACCTGTATCAGAACGAGCAAAGGGAAGGGCGTTTTCAGAAGCTGAGTGGCTATCTGGTGCTTGCTAGTAAAGTTTACGGCAGCGATAACAATCCTGGGGATAACCCGTTATTGATTGTTATATAA
- a CDS encoding tyrosine-type recombinase/integrase, translating to MNACTFGTLTEHYFYSKSLRPATEWSYQKVVRSFEGFTPHNPANIDHLTVLKWRHRVLNDQNCATRTWNNKVAHMRALFNFGIKQGLLPQAENPFNGAVVRPGTKKKKTLTQTQMDAMYRLMERHLETEGMKGNSSMFNGRRNALRPVWFWLTVMNVFRYTAIRQNQLLHIRLGDVNLEERWIDLNVEGAKNHREHRVPIVSALYPSLELLVLRAGEVGMELDDQLFNVGWFDLVRKKKYLDMMNEYPLRAFFKRLSRECKFTISPHRFRHTVATHMMKSPERNLYVVKKLLGHVSITSTLEYIDESVDSLRDILETELM from the coding sequence ATGAATGCTTGTACGTTTGGGACGTTAACTGAACACTATTTTTACAGCAAATCATTACGTCCGGCGACTGAGTGGAGTTACCAGAAAGTGGTTCGCTCGTTTGAAGGCTTTACACCGCATAACCCTGCAAATATCGATCATCTTACGGTGCTGAAATGGCGGCATCGGGTACTGAATGACCAGAATTGTGCCACCCGGACGTGGAATAACAAAGTTGCACACATGAGGGCGCTGTTCAATTTTGGAATTAAGCAGGGATTATTACCGCAGGCCGAAAATCCATTTAATGGTGCGGTTGTGCGTCCCGGAACGAAAAAGAAGAAGACCCTGACTCAGACGCAAATGGATGCGATGTACCGTCTGATGGAGCGGCATCTGGAAACTGAGGGAATGAAAGGGAACAGCAGCATGTTCAATGGTCGCAGAAATGCACTCCGCCCGGTGTGGTTCTGGCTGACGGTAATGAATGTTTTTCGCTATACCGCAATACGGCAGAACCAGCTTCTGCATATCCGGTTGGGTGACGTCAATCTTGAGGAACGATGGATTGACCTGAACGTTGAGGGGGCAAAAAATCACCGTGAACATCGCGTTCCGATTGTTTCGGCGCTGTATCCGTCGCTGGAGCTACTGGTTCTTAGGGCAGGCGAAGTAGGCATGGAACTGGATGACCAGCTATTTAACGTGGGATGGTTTGACTTGGTCAGAAAGAAAAAATACCTTGATATGATGAACGAATATCCTCTACGCGCATTCTTTAAGCGTTTGTCCCGGGAATGCAAATTCACGATATCCCCGCATCGGTTCCGTCATACGGTGGCAACGCACATGATGAAATCCCCGGAGCGTAATTTGTACGTGGTAAAGAAATTGCTGGGTCACGTCAGCATTACATCAACGCTGGAATACATTGACGAAAGTGTTGATAGCTTGCGGGATATACTGGAAACGGAATTGATGTAG
- a CDS encoding ParA family protein — translation MNILPVVSTKGGEGKSTQSANLAGFLADAGLRTLLIDGDHAQPTASNIFPLTYEAPAGLFELLMRTVDLSHPDNIISRTAIDGLDLIVSNDPHEQLKTAMLHAPDGRLRLRNVLQHPLFQSYDVIVVDSQGARSVMLEMIVLSATESVVGMVNPVLPDVREFIRGTVNVMENLLPYRELGIPLPKVRTLVNCMDYTALARQTLAELTDIINSGRYSKVLPEGAVTLLSTQIYDLNIYKQGHAAGQPVHRLEKASARRSDSALVTMHSLACELLPEWSEFFDELLENGGMRQW, via the coding sequence GTGAACATTCTGCCCGTTGTGTCCACCAAAGGTGGCGAAGGAAAATCAACCCAGTCTGCTAATCTTGCCGGTTTTCTGGCGGATGCCGGCCTCCGTACCCTGCTGATAGACGGAGACCATGCCCAGCCCACGGCAAGCAATATCTTTCCGCTGACGTATGAAGCGCCGGCCGGTCTTTTTGAATTACTGATGCGCACGGTTGACCTCAGTCATCCCGACAACATCATCTCCCGCACGGCTATCGACGGCCTTGACCTGATAGTCTCCAATGATCCCCATGAACAACTGAAAACGGCCATGCTTCATGCACCGGATGGTCGCCTCCGTCTGCGTAATGTGCTCCAGCATCCACTTTTCCAGAGTTATGACGTCATTGTGGTGGATTCACAGGGCGCGCGTTCCGTCATGCTGGAAATGATTGTGCTGTCTGCCACGGAGTCTGTGGTGGGGATGGTGAATCCGGTTCTGCCGGATGTGCGTGAGTTCATTCGTGGCACAGTCAATGTCATGGAAAACCTGTTGCCCTACCGTGAACTGGGTATCCCCCTGCCGAAAGTCCGCACCCTGGTTAACTGCATGGATTATACGGCGCTGGCCAGACAAACACTGGCGGAGCTGACCGACATTATTAACTCAGGTCGCTACAGCAAAGTGCTTCCGGAAGGCGCGGTCACCCTGCTTTCAACACAGATTTATGACCTGAATATTTACAAACAGGGACACGCAGCCGGTCAGCCGGTGCACCGTCTTGAAAAAGCGTCTGCCCGTCGCAGTGATTCTGCGCTGGTCACCATGCATAGCCTGGCCTGTGAGCTGTTGCCGGAGTGGAGTGAGTTTTTTGATGAACTGCTGGAAAACGGAGGCATGCGTCAATGGTAA
- the dnaB-PI gene encoding SPI-7-type island replicative DNA helicase, translating to MAEVSVLCAYEAEQAVLGGLMLENERWDEVVLILNPDDFYVAPHRAIFRAMSELAVNGQPLDLITLSEHLEHQGRLDVLGGFAYLAELSKNTPSAANIMAYAGIVVEKSVLRQLQATGNTLIADVAAPNATSRDVLDAAERRLFALVQNRTLRERTEASLSSALDTVLQQLESVLGSDGVTGTPTGFDCLDEMTCGLQPGDLVLLAARPSMGKTSLALSMCLSAALRRTEESVLVFSIEMPKEQLILRMLSMLGRVELNHLRSGNMDDEDWARVSSAVGMALGDGDMDALGERLIIDDCSQQTPSSLRASARRYTRLYGKPALIMVDYLQLIRAPELENRTQEIAEISRSLKALGKELGCPVLALSQLNRQVEQRADKRPNNGDLRDSGALEQDADLIMFIYRDEVYNPDSLAKGEAEIIVSKQRQGPTGTVRVRFDGRYTLFTPSENDGQGGYA from the coding sequence ATGGCTGAAGTGTCTGTTCTCTGTGCATACGAAGCAGAGCAGGCCGTTCTGGGCGGCCTGATGCTGGAGAATGAGCGCTGGGATGAAGTGGTGCTGATACTGAACCCTGACGATTTTTATGTGGCTCCGCACCGGGCCATCTTCCGTGCCATGTCTGAACTGGCGGTGAATGGTCAGCCTCTGGACCTGATTACACTGTCAGAGCATCTGGAACATCAGGGCAGGCTGGACGTCCTGGGTGGTTTTGCTTATCTGGCCGAGCTCAGCAAGAACACACCTTCTGCGGCCAACATCATGGCCTATGCAGGCATTGTGGTGGAGAAAAGCGTTCTGCGTCAGTTACAGGCCACCGGAAACACCCTGATTGCTGATGTGGCGGCTCCGAATGCCACATCACGGGACGTGCTGGATGCAGCAGAGCGGCGTCTGTTTGCTCTTGTGCAGAACAGGACGCTCCGGGAGCGCACGGAAGCCTCTCTTTCATCCGCGCTCGATACTGTTCTGCAGCAACTGGAAAGTGTGCTCGGTTCCGACGGTGTGACCGGTACCCCCACGGGATTTGACTGTCTGGATGAAATGACCTGTGGCCTGCAGCCCGGTGACCTGGTCCTGCTGGCTGCCCGTCCGTCAATGGGGAAAACCTCTCTGGCACTGTCCATGTGTCTCAGTGCCGCCCTGCGGCGGACAGAAGAGAGCGTTCTGGTATTCAGCATCGAGATGCCAAAGGAGCAACTGATTCTGCGCATGCTTTCCATGCTGGGGCGTGTGGAACTGAATCATCTGCGCAGTGGCAACATGGATGATGAGGACTGGGCGAGGGTGTCATCTGCGGTCGGCATGGCGCTGGGTGACGGAGACATGGATGCGCTGGGTGAACGCCTGATAATTGATGACTGCAGCCAGCAGACACCGTCATCGCTGCGTGCCAGTGCCCGCCGTTATACCCGCCTGTACGGTAAACCCGCTCTGATTATGGTGGATTATCTGCAGCTGATTCGTGCGCCGGAGCTGGAGAACCGCACTCAGGAAATTGCGGAAATTTCCCGTTCCCTGAAAGCGCTGGGGAAGGAGCTGGGCTGCCCGGTGCTGGCCCTCTCCCAGCTTAACCGGCAGGTGGAACAGCGTGCAGATAAACGCCCCAATAACGGTGACCTGCGTGATTCCGGGGCACTGGAGCAGGATGCTGACCTGATTATGTTTATTTACCGCGACGAGGTCTATAACCCCGATTCACTGGCAAAGGGAGAGGCTGAAATCATTGTCAGCAAGCAGCGTCAGGGACCCACAGGCACGGTAAGGGTCAGGTTCGACGGTCGTTACACACTGTTTACGCCCTCTGAAAATGACGGGCAGGGAGGATATGCGTGA